A part of Fimbriimonadales bacterium genomic DNA contains:
- a CDS encoding PQQ-dependent sugar dehydrogenase, whose product MVRVSVFLCVTIFAGNAFSQNLYLNDYYYEPYFSGFIFPTSFACIGEEEFLVLEIHTGRVIHLKEGNKTIALDLDVSNNAEQGLLGIALHPNFITNGVVALFYSKNDQIGKDGGNWIDNRVETFSWDGEKLNFLNTLITFPYDPDQKNGPTHDGGKLTVGKDGHLYITHGDFLRGGFENPRIEMNTSETDVAGVGGIYRISFTGEIPRDNPFYNNSNPQIQSLYTYGLRNCFGIATDPYTGRIWATDNGPDQYDEVDIIGSGFNGGWLKICGPDVRASKYAENNYTDYDANDLVYLPNAYYDDPVFSWLQPIGVTQLVFLDSYKFSPQERGNVLIGEFNYGGLYLFEVNTNRNGFVLGGALADKVADNSEERNLNKVGDNWGIIVDMTIGNDGYLYLLRFETGEIYRIRPYQDPVIPKSFDLKAGKLVNGTLTDIQFSDDSYMIFQTMLGRAAGDAQIEVFSVAPPPSTKTLTELQFFVESKSFKPLVQTIELYNYETQKYQLVSLSTTTSSDNTTQVSITSDINRFIEPLTREIKARVSWYSVFSILSFQSAIELDNASWKFIYK is encoded by the coding sequence ATGGTTAGAGTATCTGTCTTTCTTTGCGTTACTATCTTCGCAGGAAACGCATTCTCGCAAAATTTATATTTAAACGATTATTATTACGAGCCCTATTTCTCCGGATTCATTTTCCCTACTTCGTTCGCTTGCATAGGTGAAGAAGAATTCCTCGTGCTCGAAATTCACACTGGACGAGTCATTCATCTGAAAGAAGGCAATAAAACGATAGCCCTCGACCTCGATGTTTCCAACAACGCAGAGCAAGGATTACTGGGAATCGCTCTGCATCCGAATTTCATAACCAATGGTGTCGTAGCGCTCTTTTATTCGAAAAACGACCAAATCGGCAAAGACGGAGGAAATTGGATCGACAATCGCGTAGAAACTTTCTCATGGGACGGCGAAAAATTAAATTTCCTAAATACACTAATAACTTTCCCTTACGACCCCGATCAAAAAAATGGACCGACACATGACGGTGGAAAACTCACCGTCGGGAAGGACGGACATCTTTATATCACCCATGGAGATTTTTTGCGAGGAGGATTCGAAAACCCACGAATCGAAATGAACACGAGCGAAACGGATGTCGCTGGAGTAGGTGGGATATATAGAATCTCTTTCACGGGAGAAATTCCTCGGGATAATCCTTTTTACAATAACAGTAATCCTCAAATTCAAAGTCTTTACACATATGGTCTGCGAAATTGCTTCGGCATCGCGACTGACCCTTATACTGGAAGAATATGGGCAACAGACAATGGTCCTGACCAATATGATGAAGTCGATATCATAGGTTCCGGATTCAATGGAGGTTGGCTAAAAATCTGCGGACCCGATGTTCGGGCTTCGAAATATGCAGAAAACAATTATACGGATTACGATGCAAATGACCTCGTCTATCTGCCGAATGCGTATTACGATGACCCTGTGTTTTCATGGCTTCAACCCATAGGTGTCACACAACTCGTTTTTTTAGATAGTTATAAATTCTCTCCGCAAGAGCGCGGAAATGTCCTAATCGGTGAATTCAACTATGGAGGACTTTATCTCTTCGAGGTCAATACGAATCGAAACGGTTTCGTTCTCGGTGGAGCACTCGCCGATAAAGTCGCTGACAACTCTGAGGAAAGAAACCTGAATAAAGTCGGAGACAATTGGGGAATCATCGTGGATATGACCATCGGAAACGATGGATATTTATATCTTCTGCGTTTCGAGACCGGAGAAATTTACCGCATACGCCCATACCAAGATCCTGTCATTCCGAAATCATTCGATTTGAAAGCAGGAAAACTCGTCAACGGCACGCTTACAGATATTCAATTTAGCGATGACTCTTATATGATTTTTCAAACAATGCTGGGAAGGGCTGCCGGAGATGCGCAAATCGAAGTCTTCTCCGTTGCCCCCCCTCCGAGCACGAAGACATTAACAGAACTGCAATTCTTCGTAGAATCGAAAAGCTTCAAGCCTCTCGTACAGACAATAGAACTCTACAACTATGAAACCCAAAAATACCAACTCGTATCCCTATCCACGACCACATCGAGCGATAACACGACTCAGGTAAGCATAACGTCAGACATAAACCGATTCATCGAACCGCTTACACGTGAAATTAAGGCACGAGTGAGTTGGTATAGCGTCTTCTCGATTCTTTCCTTTCAATCTGCAATCGAACTCGACAACGCATCCTGGAAATTTATTTATAAATAA
- a CDS encoding proline dehydrogenase family protein yields the protein MLSRSLILLVSSRPWFERFIRNSRITQPVVRRFIAGNKREDAIRSAEELVKKGFTASLDYLGEHTTRHEEAEAAFQEYMHLVEDIARSPYGGGSAPEKINVSVKLSQLGHDFEEAETKRRLITLLDVAARNGNFIRIDMESSPTVERTLRLVREVWPERKNVGVVLQAMLHRTKQDIEEMIGMGIRVRLVKGAYLEPPEVALQKKRDVDAAYLEYAKKLLSKGNFPAIATHDERIIEQVIGYCAKNNIGKEKFEFQMLFGVKRKLQAELVEKGYNLRIYIPYGMSWYPYFVRRLAERPANLWFFIRSLFGK from the coding sequence ATGCTATCTCGTTCTCTGATACTTTTAGTAAGCAGTCGTCCGTGGTTCGAACGTTTTATACGGAATAGCAGAATCACCCAGCCAGTTGTTCGAAGATTCATCGCGGGAAACAAACGCGAAGACGCAATTCGAAGTGCGGAGGAGTTGGTAAAAAAAGGATTCACGGCTTCTCTGGATTATTTGGGGGAGCATACAACGCGACACGAAGAGGCGGAGGCGGCGTTTCAGGAATATATGCATCTGGTAGAGGATATCGCTCGTTCTCCGTATGGGGGGGGAAGTGCACCTGAAAAAATCAATGTGTCGGTGAAATTATCGCAGTTGGGACACGATTTCGAAGAGGCGGAGACGAAGAGGCGTCTGATTACTCTTTTGGACGTCGCTGCTCGTAACGGGAATTTCATTCGTATAGACATGGAATCGAGCCCGACAGTAGAACGAACGCTGAGATTAGTGCGTGAGGTATGGCCCGAGAGAAAGAATGTGGGGGTGGTTTTGCAGGCGATGCTTCATCGAACAAAACAAGACATCGAAGAGATGATAGGAATGGGGATACGTGTGCGTTTGGTAAAGGGTGCTTACTTAGAACCTCCCGAGGTTGCACTGCAAAAAAAGCGGGATGTTGATGCAGCATATCTGGAATATGCAAAGAAATTGCTTTCGAAAGGGAATTTTCCAGCGATTGCGACGCACGATGAACGAATTATCGAGCAGGTTATCGGATATTGCGCGAAGAACAATATCGGGAAAGAGAAGTTCGAATTTCAGATGTTATTCGGAGTGAAAAGGAAATTGCAGGCAGAGTTGGTCGAGAAGGGATATAACTTACGGATTTATATTCCTTACGGAATGAGTTGGTATCCGTATTTCGTTCGGCGTTTGGCGGAGAGACCTGCGAATTTGTGGTTTTTTATAAGAAGTTTGTTCGGGAAATAG
- a CDS encoding SpoIID/LytB domain-containing protein: protein MMKVWATLGVILLNGVLLNGGAAFAKQSAAEQNWGPSIRVHLKSLGTAKEVFLSSKEGFEIYDGETGETLARCENGKQERVSFDGGRLKIGEDSTKSERKLYSMVDIRAKNEIIEVRASSIKRNYRGGIRVVVMGDSLQVINELPVELYLRGVVPCEMPFTWSKEALKAQAVAARTFAYSRMIHERKTPYDLDDTTSSQVYRGYDVEKESTNEAISETAHLVLIHQGKPISALYCADCGGVTESASEVFSSDVPYLVSVLDADVNGNPFNAVSKYDSWSLLLGDKELLSLLEKRQVAIGMVREIVIVQRSSSGRVKEMLLRGEKGEQTLRGVDFRNLMGVNKLRSTLFEVNRVEDGWQFEGKGWGHGVGMCQVGAQSRAMAGYDFAEILSAYYRGAELKQAEVALFEPLSRRKISRTQNRDKRLPKKGG from the coding sequence ATGATGAAGGTTTGGGCTACTTTGGGGGTGATTTTGCTCAATGGGGTTTTGCTCAACGGAGGAGCTGCCTTTGCAAAGCAATCGGCGGCGGAGCAGAATTGGGGACCCTCGATTCGGGTTCATCTAAAAAGCCTCGGGACGGCGAAAGAGGTTTTCCTTTCATCGAAGGAGGGATTCGAAATTTACGATGGGGAGACTGGTGAGACCCTTGCGCGATGCGAGAATGGAAAGCAAGAAAGGGTTAGCTTCGATGGAGGGAGGTTGAAAATCGGGGAAGACTCGACGAAATCGGAACGCAAACTTTATTCCATGGTAGATATACGCGCTAAGAACGAAATTATAGAAGTTCGCGCTTCTTCGATAAAACGAAATTATAGGGGAGGGATTCGAGTCGTAGTAATGGGAGATTCCCTGCAAGTCATTAACGAGTTGCCTGTGGAATTGTATTTGCGAGGTGTCGTTCCTTGTGAAATGCCATTTACTTGGTCTAAAGAAGCGTTGAAGGCGCAGGCGGTCGCCGCACGAACCTTTGCCTATAGCCGGATGATCCACGAGAGAAAAACGCCTTACGATTTGGACGACACGACGAGTTCTCAGGTGTATCGCGGTTACGACGTAGAAAAAGAAAGCACGAACGAGGCGATATCGGAGACGGCGCATCTGGTATTGATCCATCAAGGCAAGCCGATTTCGGCTTTGTATTGCGCAGATTGTGGGGGGGTAACGGAATCTGCTTCGGAAGTTTTTTCTAGCGACGTTCCCTATTTAGTTAGTGTGCTCGATGCAGACGTAAACGGAAATCCTTTCAATGCGGTTTCGAAATACGATAGTTGGAGTTTATTATTGGGGGATAAGGAATTGTTATCCTTGCTCGAGAAAAGACAAGTTGCAATCGGTATGGTGCGAGAAATCGTTATCGTTCAGCGTTCTTCGTCCGGGAGGGTGAAAGAGATGCTTTTGCGAGGAGAAAAGGGGGAACAGACTTTAAGGGGTGTAGATTTCAGAAACCTTATGGGTGTGAACAAGTTACGGAGTACGCTGTTCGAAGTGAATCGAGTCGAAGATGGGTGGCAATTCGAGGGCAAGGGATGGGGGCATGGCGTAGGGATGTGCCAGGTGGGCGCTCAAAGCCGAGCGATGGCGGGCTATGATTTCGCGGAAATTTTGTCTGCTTACTATCGAGGGGCGGAGTTGAAACAAGCAGAAGTCGCACTCTTCGAGCCGCTATCTCGCCGCAAGATTAGTCGAACTCAGAATCGAGATAAAAGATTGCCGAAGAAGGGAGGATAA